The Gammaproteobacteria bacterium DNA segment TACGCTCTTCCGCAGATAACAACTCATCTCCATCATCATTGAGTGCTGCTTTTAACGCTTCGATTTCACGATCAGCCTCAACTTGCTGCTCTCGCAGTTTCCTCATTTCCATATCCTGCGCCGCATGATCAAAAGAGGAGCGCAGCATGGTTTCTATTTCATTCTCGCTCAAACCATAAGATGGTTTTACTTCAATATGACTCTCAACACCACTAGTCTGCTCACGGGCAGACACACTCAGAAGCCCATCAGCATCTACCTGGTAGGTAACCCGAATTCTCGCAGATCCTGCTACCATTGGGGGTATGCCGCGCAACTCAAATCGAGCAAGCGAACGACAGTCTTCCGTCAGGTCACGCTCGCCCTGCAAAACATGAACAGCCAGCGCTGTCTGTCCATCTTTAAAGGTCGTGAATTCCTGTGCGCGGGCAACTGGAATCGTCGTATTGCGGGGAATAATATGCTCGACCAGACCACCCATCGTTTCGATCCCAAGAGAAAGTGGAATTACATCAAGCAAGAGCATTTCATTGTCGGGTTTATTACCCGCCAACACATCCGCCTGGATGGACGCTCCGATTGCGACCACCTTATCAGGATCTATATCCACTAATGGATCACATTCGAAAAACTCGCCTACCAGAGTTCGGACAAGCGGAACACGGGTCGAGCCACCAACCATAACGACTTCATCGACTTCACGCTTTTCTATTCCTGCATCTCGAATAGTTCGGCGGCATGCAGCAATTGTTTTCCGTACCAACGGCGCAAGCAGCTCGTTCAACAAATCCCGCGTCAACACGCCTGCCCATTTAATCTCATCTTGCTCGATAGAAATTTCTGACTGAGCGTTTTCGGTCAAGGCCTCTTTTACGCGTCGCGATTCTTCCATCAAACGACGCATCATGGAACGGCTGGCATCTTCTTTAATTCCAGCTTCACCCATAATCCACTGAGCAATAACACGATCAAAATCGTCGCCCCCAAGTGCGCTATCACCACCTGTGGCTAAAACTTCGAACACGCCTTTGTTCAGGCGTAAAATCGAAATATCAAATGTACCGCCACCGAAATCATAGATCGCAATAGTGCCGTCATTGCGTTTATCGAGGCCATATGCAACCGCAGCGGCGGTTGGCTCATTTAGCAATCGAAAAAGATTCAAGCCAGCAATTCGTGCAGCATCTTTCGTCGCCTGACGTTGCGCATCGTCGAAATAGGCGGGGACGGTTATAACGACTCCACTCAGTTCGCCACCTAAGGTTTCCTCTGCACGTAATTTTAATACTTTGAGAATTTCCGCAGACACTTCGATCGGACTGACATCACCTCGGCGCGTCTTAATACGAGGTACGCCTGCACTCTCATCCACAAACTCATAAGGCAGTTGGCTTCCCAGACTATTTAAATCGTTGGCGCTGCGTCCCATCAGGCGCTTAATGGAGCTAAGTGTATTAAGCGGATCTTTGACGGCGTGCTTAAGGCCAATTTCTCCAACAATGACGCCTTCAGAAGCATAGTGCACAACCGATGGCAGAATGTGCTTGCCCTCGCTATCCGCCAAAGTCTCCGCTACTCCGCTGCGCACACTTGCAACCAACGAATTGGTTGTACCGAGATCAATCCCCGCAGCTAATTTGTGTTGATGTGGAGCAGCCGATTGGCCAGGTTCAGAAATTTGTAATAATGCCATTAGTAATCAATCGTCCAGTTTTGATTCCACCAGTTCTGCTTCGTGCCGCAGCTTCTCAAAAAATTGCAGTTTTCTTATCGCATCCAGCATCTCTTCCACAGGCGCACCGGGAATCAACACTTCAAATTCACGCTGCAAAAAACCGTACAAACCTCGCATGTGCTTTTCGATTTCTTCAATAACCTGCGCCGCCGCGCCATAAGGATCTTTCGTACCAGGTATGGATGCAATCGCCTCTCTTAATTCCATTTGCTGCATCAAAAACGCGCCGTCTGCGATGGTGTTTTTTTCATCATCATAGTTAACACCGTGCAATTGCAGAAGATACTTTGCTCGTGATAGCGGATGCTTGAGCGTAGTAAACGCATCATTTATCAAGGCCGCTTTTTGAACGGATAACAAACGCTCCTGTTCACTGGCGCTAGCATATCGATCAGGGTGCGTGACCTTCTGCAATTCCTGATACTTTCTGCGCAGCATCGATAAATCCAGCTCAAATCCCACAGGAATATCGAACAACTCAAAATAATTCTGCGATATATCCATATCCGATAGTTCAGTCATATTTATATTGGCAAAACAGGATATTCTAATAATGGGGCACGAATTGCGCCCCGAGAATACTTACTTCAGGAGACTGATTTCCTCAATCAACTGTCGTGAGGCATTTATACAGTGAAGCTCTCGCCACAACCGCATTCGCCTTTTGCATTAGGATTATTAAACTTGAACCCTTCGTTCAGGCCTTCCTTCGCAAAATCCAACTCGGTTCCTTCGAGATACAACAAGCTTTTTTTATCGACGATGATCTTTACGCCGTGGTCTTCAAAAACTTCATCGTTGTCCTCAATGGCATCAACAAACTCAATTAT contains these protein-coding regions:
- the hscA gene encoding Fe-S protein assembly chaperone HscA, with protein sequence MALLQISEPGQSAAPHQHKLAAGIDLGTTNSLVASVRSGVAETLADSEGKHILPSVVHYASEGVIVGEIGLKHAVKDPLNTLSSIKRLMGRSANDLNSLGSQLPYEFVDESAGVPRIKTRRGDVSPIEVSAEILKVLKLRAEETLGGELSGVVITVPAYFDDAQRQATKDAARIAGLNLFRLLNEPTAAAVAYGLDKRNDGTIAIYDFGGGTFDISILRLNKGVFEVLATGGDSALGGDDFDRVIAQWIMGEAGIKEDASRSMMRRLMEESRRVKEALTENAQSEISIEQDEIKWAGVLTRDLLNELLAPLVRKTIAACRRTIRDAGIEKREVDEVVMVGGSTRVPLVRTLVGEFFECDPLVDIDPDKVVAIGASIQADVLAGNKPDNEMLLLDVIPLSLGIETMGGLVEHIIPRNTTIPVARAQEFTTFKDGQTALAVHVLQGERDLTEDCRSLARFELRGIPPMVAGSARIRVTYQVDADGLLSVSAREQTSGVESHIEVKPSYGLSENEIETMLRSSFDHAAQDMEMRKLREQQVEADREIEALKAALNDDGDELLSAEERTQIDKALDRLVQTRSGVDADAIKDAIENLEAVCVGYVSRRMNSNIKRALSGQKVDDVDI
- the hscB gene encoding Fe-S protein assembly co-chaperone HscB is translated as MTELSDMDISQNYFELFDIPVGFELDLSMLRRKYQELQKVTHPDRYASASEQERLLSVQKAALINDAFTTLKHPLSRAKYLLQLHGVNYDDEKNTIADGAFLMQQMELREAIASIPGTKDPYGAAAQVIEEIEKHMRGLYGFLQREFEVLIPGAPVEEMLDAIRKLQFFEKLRHEAELVESKLDD
- the iscA gene encoding iron-sulfur cluster assembly protein IscA, producing MGITMTQAAADRVLGFLEKRGKGEGLRLGVKPSGCSGMAYIIEFVDAIEDNDEVFEDHGVKIIVDKKSLLYLEGTELDFAKEGLNEGFKFNNPNAKGECGCGESFTV